From the Cryptomeria japonica chromosome 2, Sugi_1.0, whole genome shotgun sequence genome, one window contains:
- the LOC131041546 gene encoding structural maintenance of chromosomes protein 2-2, whose product MHNLLKIAFHRDIRSPSVTLEGDIFQPSGLLTGGSRKGGGELLRWLHALSNAETELAIHQNKLARIEAEVHPYF is encoded by the exons ATTGCTTTTCATAGAGATATAAGATCTCCGAGTGTAACGCTTGAAGGTGACATTTTTCAGCCAAGTGGTCTTCTTACAGGTGGAAGTCGCAA GGGAGGGGGTGAGTTGTTAAGGTGGCTTCATGCATTGTCAAATGCAGAGACTGAGCTTGCTATTCATCAAAACAAGCtagcaaggattgaagcagaagtaCATCcatatttttaa